The Drosophila sulfurigaster albostrigata strain 15112-1811.04 chromosome 3, ASM2355843v2, whole genome shotgun sequence genomic sequence TTTTAGCCGTCGTAAATTTACGGCCACTGATAATACATTGATTGTAGCTATCGTAGAAGTCCAACGACAGCATATTGGGCAGTTTGTAGGCGGCAATTAGATTCGCCTCAGCAATCTTCTCCAGCAGCTCCCGCTTCTCGTGACGGATTTGCAGGCGCACAGTGTATTCACCCTTCTCTAACTTGGTGAAGAAGGTATGCGAATGGGCATCACCAGTGGCCACGAGCGACTTGTTCACATCGAACAGCATCCACATTTGAGATTCGAACTCCGACTCGTACAGCAAATCGTTAAAGATGGGAGCATAGAGAGCAACTTCAGCTGCCTTGCTCACGTTCAGATTGTAGACCAGCAAGTTCTGATAGATTTGCCTGCCCTCTGGGATGACATCGCGTGTGGCGCTCAATGGCGAGATCTTTGCCTCGCTGGGTCGCAAAATAATTGCAGCAGTTTTAAGCTGCAGCAAAGGTTGAATTTCCTCAGCAACCAAGGCACCAATTTCCAGCTGATGAATGCCACGTCCGGCATGCATGACATCTAAtaaaaagattattatttCTCAACAATCGTTAAAGTTAAATCTTTGCTATATTTACAGGCATTTGGATTGTGTGCGGCCACGCCATGGAACTCCAGGCTGTACTTCAAGTGGCTCTGACCATGATTGGACCAATACTTGGCAATGCACAGCTCAAGTATCTTGTTAGCCTGCAATAAGAAGTGTGTTGTAGTTGCTATCTATCCACAAACAGATAACGATTTTTTACCTTAACGGGGAATGTGGTTGTGGCTTCAAATTCAGAGTTGACACCAATGATCTTCATGGTTTCCAGTTTACGGCAAGATTTATGCGGCAGCAGTTGATTTGTGTGCAAGAAGAACTTGCCAATATCGTTGCCCCGATTAGGATCCGTAATGCGCATGCGCAAcactgaaaaaatatatgctaTTAGAgctatttcatttaattgattgCAAGTGTGTTTTACCTGCCCAAGTGGCCTTGTCTGGCACTAGAATAAAGTCCCTTTGAATGGTGTTTGGTTGGAACTCAACGCTCTTGTCGGCTCTATTGCTAGCTGGTTCATAGACCGGCGTATTCTCAACATTCTCCAGCACATGCGGCTGCACCACAGTGACGGGTATTTCAAACAGCGGTCCCTTTTGTACGCACTCCGTGTCGTAGGCTTTAACACTAAAATAtagtttacatttaaatagttttcgaTGTTAAAAGTGAAAGGCAGCAACTTACACAGCACTATGGACACCAGGTTGCAGGCTGGTTGGATCGATTCTCACTACAATTGAGCGTGTGCCATAGCTGAGGTCCAGGAAGGAGCCACATTGCACCCACGACTGCGAGGGAATAAGGCTAAGACGCACATTAAAGTTGAACTTGTCCTTCGGATCTGTATAAATTTTAAaccattattaaatttaacaaatttagttAGGTGTCTTCCTTCTATGACTTACCAGCTTCCTTATCATTGAAGAACACGGGCTCAATGTTGACGTTAAAGTCAGCAAACTTGCGTTGAACGCCCTCACGCAGATGAATGCCCTTTTCATGGTTGGGACCCACGCGTACCGAAAAGCTGCAAATAAAGTTTCCTTATAGTATTGCGGATATTTCCACTTACAGGTCTCACTTACCGCAACATGTTGTCCTTGGACTGGCGATGTTCCACCAAATGTTCAAAAGCCTTCTCCACATTCAGTAGTCCATGACCCTGGGCATAGGGATCCACATAGCCCAGCTTGGTGGCCGTAACGCTGATGGCGCGTTTAATACTATAAGGCGAATACTCAATGTTCTGCTGCTTGAGGCCAGAGATGAGCAATGCCACGGCTCCTGCGACGTGTGGCGCAGCCATGCTGGTGCCATTCATCAGCTGCGATTTGCTCATTGTAAACTGAGGAACCGAAGTGATGGCACCTCCAGGAGCGCACACAGTCACGCCCTGTCCTCCATCAATGCAAGGATCGCGCGATGTCCAGGTGTAAACGTTGCCAGGCAACTTTTCACGCATTGCATATTCGGCCTCCATCATCTGCGGGGAAACATACGCTCCCACACCGATCAAACTTGGCTGACTGATGTCCGGGGGAGTGCCAACAGTGCTGAGAGCGGGGCCATGGTTGCCAGCTGAAGCAACCCAGACGACGCCATACTTGTTGACCATCTCGTTCATCAATTCGCCAACACGACTGCAATACGAAACAtggtaattaatttatatgacACCAATTTACAGCATGTCTGCGATTGTAAAACAACAAAGGAGAGTGTTTCTGTATGTAATACATGTAAATAGTGTATCGCTCTATTTACCTCGGAACACTAATCTTCATTACTTTACGCTTTTTACTAATCTTCATTTTAATACGCATTTTACGAGCAGGTGTTGAGATGGCTTCAATATGCCTAAAATCAGAAGTAGCACCTGCCCAACTCTTAGAAGCTCTTAAATGCTAGCTGTTTGCTTACCCCGAATTCGACCAGTTCGAATGCTCGCCATAGCTCATATTGATCACATCGATTCGACGTCCCTCGCGGCACAGCTCCATCACCTTCATGATGCCGCGAACCAGTGCGGAACCCGTCTCCATGGACCCCAAGCGACCGTCGCCAATGGTTATGGACACAATCTTGGCATTGGGTGCAACACCATCAATGTCGCGAGAGCTGTGATTGCCACTGGCAATCGATGCCACATGAGTGCCATGAGGAGctgttaaaaaataataggAGTAACTACTTTGCTATACCTTTAATTGCTGGTCAACTTACAACACATGCCCACCACTTCCAGAACGTTGCCATCGTCATGCACATTCACCGAAATGGAGAGGAAATCATTGACATTCTTCGTTTCATGTGTGTTAGTAAATTCGCCAATGCGCAGCGCCTCCTCCAACTGACCCTGCTCTGTGGTATCAATGATGGTCAGCCAACCCTTTTCAGTCGGGAAGAGCACGCAATCGTACGATGTCTTGATATCATTGTACAGCTTCTCGTAGCTGTTGAGCATCTCCAGTTCGAAGTCCAGGTTCTCCTTGACAATCTTCTTATCCCACAGCAGCTTGGAAGCTTCACCTTCAAGCAAGAATCAATCGAAATTAATTGAGTTCTTAATCCACCATATCCAACACAACTCACCTGGATTCTGGGCCTCAAACTCTACGATCTTACGACTGGCATTAGCTGTGGCCGTTTTGTGCGGCTTGTCCCAACTCTTGAGCTTGGCCTGGGCGACAATATTGTCGCGAATCTTGGAAGGCACCAGATCATGGAAGGATTTAATGCCCACACGAACGGCACCATCTTGATCTGTATTCAGTCCAATGAGCTCGGGGCTTAGCTTCAGTGTGCGGCCAGACAAGCCTTTAATGTTTCCCTTCTCATCGGGGGTAACCTTCTTGCTCATGTCCACATCACCACAACCCGAGCAGTCGAAACGTTCAATAACCTTTAAGGTTTTGCCATCGCAAAGCGTCTaatgaagaaataaataaattaaacaactttttCACCACATCAAAAGATTAAATTAGGAACTCACCTCAAGTCCCGTTGCTCG encodes the following:
- the LOC133844026 gene encoding tripeptidyl-peptidase 2 yields the protein MASDLSGIVESSFPTGALVPKAETGVLNFLQKYPEYDGRDVTIAIFDSGVDPRATGLETLCDGKTLKVIERFDCSGCGDVDMSKKVTPDEKGNIKGLSGRTLKLSPELIGLNTDQDGAVRVGIKSFHDLVPSKIRDNIVAQAKLKSWDKPHKTATANASRKIVEFEAQNPGEASKLLWDKKIVKENLDFELEMLNSYEKLYNDIKTSYDCVLFPTEKGWLTIIDTTEQGQLEEALRIGEFTNTHETKNVNDFLSISVNVHDDGNVLEVVGMCSPHGTHVASIASGNHSSRDIDGVAPNAKIVSITIGDGRLGSMETGSALVRGIMKVMELCREGRRIDVINMSYGEHSNWSNSGRVGELMNEMVNKYGVVWVASAGNHGPALSTVGTPPDISQPSLIGVGAYVSPQMMEAEYAMREKLPGNVYTWTSRDPCIDGGQGVTVCAPGGAITSVPQFTMSKSQLMNGTSMAAPHVAGAVALLISGLKQQNIEYSPYSIKRAISVTATKLGYVDPYAQGHGLLNVEKAFEHLVEHRQSKDNMLRFSVRVGPNHEKGIHLREGVQRKFADFNVNIEPVFFNDKEADPKDKFNFNVRLSLIPSQSWVQCGSFLDLSYGTRSIVVRIDPTSLQPGVHSAVVKAYDTECVQKGPLFEIPVTVVQPHVLENVENTPVYEPASNRADKSVEFQPNTIQRDFILVPDKATWAVLRMRITDPNRGNDIGKFFLHTNQLLPHKSCRKLETMKIIGVNSEFEATTTFPVKANKILELCIAKYWSNHGQSHLKYSLEFHGVAAHNPNAYVMHAGRGIHQLEIGALVAEEIQPLLQLKTAAIILRPSEAKISPLSATRDVIPEGRQIYQNLLVYNLNVSKAAEVALYAPIFNDLLYESEFESQMWMLFDVNKSLVATGDAHSHTFFTKLEKGEYTVRLQIRHEKRELLEKIAEANLIAAYKLPNMLSLDFYDSYNQCIISGRKFTTAKIREANKMLYIAPIAQERLTKANLPAQCAWLGGNLVFPKDEAGRRIAVHQFTYVLNPAEKKSTSNGASNGASSNSATPAAAAAVAANGAKPKSLATSQAVTNPANSASGDGVSVQNDVPANAGATPSSPQKGKTSADDYAESLRDFQCTHIAKCELEKAEKIYQEVVAAHPKHLQAHLQLIQNIESSELKSQLPLTFAATIQKKCTEGDDASVDKQRDELQKQRAALERIVKLADLVIGQTDEDALLSFYGLKNDTRPDASKIKTNMDKQRNNLIEALSKKGIAVAKLSVLDDNVKDSVSKLNDVYTEIIKFVDANDSKAIQFSIWHAYAHSHYGRMYKYVSKLIEDKRTRENFEELAAINNALGFEHTKIVIDRMTVSNFPSTFRLF